One part of the Salinivirga cyanobacteriivorans genome encodes these proteins:
- a CDS encoding response regulator, whose amino-acid sequence MAEKSFSILLVDDHDIITEGIKSQIKNIYEHAKVFSANNETESLKLLKNEKIDIAIIDLSIDKFLSALKFPQQILADFPEIKIIVFSMHTDHSIIKTLAEQGISGYVTKTAPANEIIKALKSVLNGEKYFCAEAQKAIFTELNSDEPNLLFTHREKQVIKMIAQGKTTAEMARILKITVNTVESHRKNIYHKTGTSNMAQLVRIALTHGIVEI is encoded by the coding sequence ATGGCAGAAAAAAGCTTTTCAATTTTGTTAGTCGACGACCATGATATTATTACAGAGGGTATAAAATCTCAGATCAAAAACATTTATGAGCATGCGAAAGTTTTTTCTGCCAACAATGAAACAGAAAGTCTCAAACTTCTGAAAAATGAAAAAATTGACATTGCCATAATAGACCTTTCTATTGACAAATTCCTGAGTGCACTCAAATTTCCACAACAAATTCTTGCAGATTTTCCGGAAATAAAAATCATTGTATTCAGTATGCATACTGATCATTCAATTATAAAAACACTTGCGGAGCAAGGCATATCGGGGTATGTTACTAAAACAGCACCGGCGAATGAAATTATAAAAGCTCTTAAAAGTGTGCTTAATGGTGAAAAATACTTTTGTGCAGAAGCCCAAAAAGCAATTTTTACTGAATTAAATTCTGATGAACCAAATTTGCTTTTTACCCACCGCGAAAAACAGGTGATTAAAATGATTGCACAGGGGAAAACAACAGCCGAAATGGCAAGAATTTTAAAAATTACCGTGAATACTGTAGAGTCGCACCGGAAAAACATTTACCATAAAACAGGCACCAGTAACATGGCTCAGTTGGTTAGAATTGCACTCACTCATGGCATTGTGGAAATATAA
- the cysC gene encoding adenylyl-sulfate kinase: MIRESRTRSVVKALSWRIVATLTTAALVYIFTKRWDFAAYVGGFEATLKLMFFYAHERIWNKLNYGRKEYTPKVIWFTGLSGSGKSTLAEALYKKMKSQNFKVEQLDGDIIRNIFPKTGFSKEERNRHVRRVGFLASKLEENGVTVIASFISPYRESRDFIRSQCQNFVEVYVSTPLEVCEERDVKGLYKKARKGEITQFTGIDDPYEAPENPEIEIDTSQHTIDDSVEMIMKRIRKI, from the coding sequence ATGATACGAGAATCAAGAACCCGTTCAGTAGTGAAAGCCCTTTCATGGCGAATAGTTGCAACGCTTACCACAGCAGCTCTTGTATATATTTTTACCAAGCGGTGGGATTTTGCCGCATATGTGGGTGGTTTTGAGGCTACACTCAAATTAATGTTTTTCTATGCCCATGAGCGGATTTGGAACAAATTAAACTATGGACGTAAAGAGTATACACCCAAGGTAATTTGGTTTACTGGTTTATCGGGTAGTGGAAAATCGACCCTGGCCGAAGCATTATACAAAAAGATGAAATCGCAGAATTTCAAAGTTGAGCAGCTCGATGGCGATATTATTCGCAATATTTTTCCAAAAACCGGATTTAGTAAGGAAGAGCGTAACCGCCACGTCAGACGTGTGGGGTTCCTTGCCTCCAAATTAGAGGAAAACGGAGTTACTGTAATTGCATCATTTATTTCTCCGTATCGTGAATCCAGAGATTTTATACGCAGTCAGTGTCAGAATTTTGTTGAGGTTTATGTGAGCACCCCGCTGGAAGTTTGCGAAGAAAGAGACGTTAAAGGTTTATATAAGAAAGCCAGAAAAGGTGAAATTACCCAATTTACAGGTATCGATGACCCTTACGAAGCACCTGAAAATCCGGAGATTGAAATTGATACTTCACAACACACTATTGATGATAGTGTGGAAATGATCATGAAAAGAATACGCAAAATTTAG
- the lpxA gene encoding acyl-ACP--UDP-N-acetylglucosamine O-acyltransferase, which produces MSTNLANIHPEAKIGKDVIISPFTTIEADVEIGDGTWIGPNVTIMNGARIGKNNQIFPGAVISAIPQDLKFQGEKTTVEIGDNNTIRECVTINRGTSAKGKTVMGDNNLLMAYMHIAHDCILGNNIIIANSTQLAGEVEIDDFAIIGGMSAVHQFCHIGSHVMVSGGSLIGKDVPPFVKAARHPISYAGVNSIGLRRRKFSNEKIQEIQDIYRIIFLKGMNNTEAVKFVEAEMPASKERDEVIMFIKNSKRGIMKGYFPE; this is translated from the coding sequence ATGAGTACAAACCTGGCAAATATACATCCTGAAGCAAAAATAGGTAAAGATGTAATTATTTCTCCTTTTACCACAATTGAAGCAGATGTTGAAATAGGAGATGGCACATGGATTGGCCCCAATGTAACCATTATGAATGGTGCCCGAATTGGAAAGAATAATCAGATTTTTCCCGGAGCAGTAATCAGCGCCATACCCCAGGACCTAAAATTTCAGGGCGAAAAAACAACAGTTGAAATAGGCGATAATAATACAATCAGGGAGTGTGTTACGATAAACAGAGGAACAAGCGCAAAAGGAAAAACAGTCATGGGTGACAATAACCTTTTGATGGCCTATATGCATATAGCGCATGATTGTATTCTTGGCAACAACATTATAATAGCGAATTCTACCCAATTGGCAGGCGAAGTGGAAATTGATGACTTTGCCATTATTGGAGGAATGAGTGCCGTGCATCAGTTTTGTCATATCGGGTCACATGTAATGGTTTCAGGTGGATCGTTAATCGGTAAGGATGTTCCACCATTTGTTAAAGCAGCCCGACACCCAATATCTTATGCAGGTGTTAACTCTATTGGCTTGCGACGCAGAAAATTTTCAAATGAGAAAATTCAGGAAATCCAGGATATATATCGCATTATCTTTCTTAAGGGCATGAATAATACGGAGGCTGTTAAATTTGTAGAAGCAGAAATGCCAGCCAGTAAAGAAAGAGATGAAGTAATAATGTTTATTAAAAATTCGAAACGAGGCATTATGAAAGGTTACTTCCCCGAATAA
- a CDS encoding bifunctional UDP-3-O-[3-hydroxymyristoyl] N-acetylglucosamine deacetylase/3-hydroxyacyl-ACP dehydratase, with the protein MKEMQSTLKESVTFKGLGIHTGHEVTMTVNPAAANHGIVFTRTDIDKENLIPALAEYVVDTSRGTTIRKDDVTIHTIEHLMAALRGLHIDNALIEINADEIPIMDGSSVFFAKKFEEIGNKELEEERQYYEIKEKIDFSVPEKGIEISIYPDDHFSVDVMIDYDSKVLGHQYASLPNLDNFVEDISKARTFAFWHELEFLFKNNLIRGGSLDNAIVVVEHEVPQKDVDRLAGLFNKPSIEVKEGYLNNLELHYPNEPARHKLLDLIGDFMLIGKPIKGKVVAKRPGHYANTEVAKKIRQTLKKNRKKSNAPQYDPTKAPVYDVVRIQETLPHRPPFLLVDKIIHLDQERVTGVKNVTMNEPFFVGHFPGSPVMPGVLQIEAMAQVGGILVLNTVEDPENYLTYFLKIDGVKFKKMVVPGDTVVFDLELIEPIRRGLAHMKGKAWVGDTMVMEAELMAQISKVKNK; encoded by the coding sequence ATGAAGGAAATGCAAAGTACGCTGAAGGAAAGTGTGACATTTAAAGGGCTTGGTATTCATACCGGTCATGAGGTGACAATGACAGTTAATCCGGCAGCGGCCAACCACGGGATAGTTTTTACACGGACAGATATAGACAAAGAAAACCTTATTCCTGCTTTAGCAGAATATGTAGTTGATACCTCAAGAGGCACTACCATAAGAAAAGATGATGTTACCATACACACCATTGAGCATCTTATGGCAGCCCTGCGTGGGTTACATATCGATAATGCGCTTATTGAAATTAACGCAGATGAAATACCCATAATGGATGGGAGTTCTGTTTTTTTTGCTAAAAAGTTTGAAGAGATTGGCAATAAAGAACTCGAAGAGGAGCGCCAATATTACGAAATAAAGGAAAAAATTGATTTTTCTGTCCCCGAAAAAGGAATTGAAATCAGTATTTATCCTGATGATCACTTTAGTGTGGATGTGATGATCGATTATGACTCTAAAGTACTTGGTCATCAATATGCAAGCTTACCCAATCTTGATAATTTTGTGGAAGATATATCAAAAGCTCGCACATTTGCTTTTTGGCATGAGCTTGAGTTTTTGTTTAAAAACAATCTGATAAGAGGAGGTAGCCTCGACAATGCTATTGTAGTGGTTGAACACGAAGTGCCGCAGAAAGATGTAGATCGTTTAGCCGGATTGTTTAATAAACCTAGTATTGAAGTTAAAGAAGGTTACCTGAACAATCTTGAATTACATTACCCAAATGAGCCTGCACGACATAAATTACTGGACCTCATAGGTGATTTTATGCTTATAGGTAAACCAATAAAAGGTAAAGTTGTGGCAAAACGCCCGGGACACTATGCGAACACTGAGGTAGCCAAAAAGATAAGGCAAACTTTAAAAAAGAACCGAAAAAAGTCGAATGCCCCCCAATACGATCCTACCAAAGCACCTGTTTATGATGTAGTCAGGATTCAGGAGACATTACCGCATCGTCCGCCATTTTTGTTGGTTGATAAAATTATACACCTTGACCAGGAGCGAGTTACAGGCGTTAAGAATGTAACAATGAATGAGCCATTTTTTGTTGGTCATTTTCCAGGATCACCAGTAATGCCCGGAGTGCTGCAAATTGAAGCTATGGCCCAGGTGGGAGGCATACTTGTATTGAATACCGTCGAAGATCCGGAAAACTATTTAACTTATTTCCTTAAAATTGACGGAGTGAAATTTAAGAAAATGGTTGTGCCCGGTGATACCGTGGTATTTGACCTGGAATTGATAGAGCCTATTAGAAGAGGACTTGCACACATGAAAGGAAAAGCATGGGTGGGAGATACTATGGTGATGGAAGCAGAGCTGATGGCACAAATAAGCAAAGTGAAAAACAAATAA
- the istB gene encoding IS21-like element helper ATPase IstB, translating into MKVLDQIKNYADILRLTKLKNEPEVVLHQAQIDKPSYQEFALLLLQREVQHRRKTDLERRLKLARLPKDHNLDKYDFNMANGMSVPQLKQLRELLWLEQNYNLILMGPSGTGKTYVAAGLVNDAVKSGHKAYFITMEELVTVLKMKEMTSTALNTYNRLLKAHLVAIDDIMLFPIKKHEAVAFFNLINHLHEQTSVIITTNKSPQQWAEMLDDEVLATALLDRLLFKCEVVKLTGKSYRMENRKTIFEQ; encoded by the coding sequence ATGAAAGTATTAGATCAAATTAAAAACTATGCCGATATTTTACGGCTAACAAAGTTAAAGAACGAACCGGAAGTAGTGCTTCACCAGGCACAGATAGACAAACCTTCTTACCAGGAATTTGCATTACTGCTCTTACAAAGAGAAGTGCAACACAGAAGGAAAACAGATCTTGAAAGGAGATTGAAATTAGCCCGGCTACCTAAAGATCACAATCTTGACAAGTATGATTTTAATATGGCAAACGGTATGTCTGTCCCCCAATTAAAACAATTACGGGAATTATTATGGCTGGAACAAAATTACAATTTGATACTCATGGGACCTTCAGGAACAGGAAAAACATATGTTGCCGCAGGTCTGGTTAACGATGCCGTAAAATCTGGACATAAAGCATACTTCATCACCATGGAGGAACTAGTAACCGTACTAAAAATGAAAGAAATGACTTCTACCGCACTAAATACCTACAACCGTCTTTTAAAGGCTCATTTAGTGGCAATAGACGACATAATGCTGTTTCCTATCAAGAAACATGAAGCTGTCGCTTTTTTCAATCTCATAAATCATTTGCATGAACAAACATCTGTAATTATCACAACAAATAAATCCCCTCAGCAATGGGCAGAAATGCTCGATGATGAAGTACTGGCAACAGCTTTGCTGGACAGACTATTATTTAAATGTGAAGTAGTAAAGCTGACTGGGAAAAGTTACAGAATGGAAAACAGAAAAACTATCTTCGAGCAGTAA
- a CDS encoding dipeptide ABC transporter ATP-binding protein — MVKVDELSISVVSTGKQLVKNIGFELKPGSVTGLVGESGSGKSLTALSLMQLLPKSLNVGGEITFNQTSGSTQDINTLSEKELKDFRGNIAGMIFQDPMSSLNPSQKVGRQVMEAFVLHNSANHKEAKTRVIDMFHRVLLPNPKRIFDAYPFQLSGGQRQRVMIAMALINNPALLIADEATTALDVTVQHEIIELLKKLQAEFNLTVLFITHDLALLSNFADYVMVMKEGEIVEQGNYKNISSSPKHSYTQGLMACRPTYEHRDFVLPIIENIGTETGAKLEKRQWPVVKEQSLVDAKNVDVLYEQKHQNAFRAVSDVSFNLKKGETLGVVGESGCGKTSLSKALLQLIPYSGQFFLEGEPIDFSTRKKALSFRRKVQFVFQDPYSSLNPVMKIGAMLKEILLIHGRGNDRSSRLKLVNELLQQVDLPESFALRYPHELSGGQRQRVAIAKALAPGPDVLILDEAVAALDVSVQAKILNLLNALKLKFGLSYIFISHDLEVVHYMSDRIIVMKDGIIEEAGSANQIFEHASSAYTKKLIKASPSANITG; from the coding sequence ATGGTGAAAGTTGATGAATTAAGCATTTCTGTTGTTTCTACCGGCAAGCAACTGGTAAAGAACATTGGTTTTGAATTAAAGCCCGGCTCTGTTACCGGGTTGGTAGGGGAGTCGGGCAGTGGTAAGTCTTTAACCGCTTTATCGTTAATGCAACTTTTGCCAAAATCATTGAATGTAGGTGGCGAGATTACTTTCAATCAAACGTCGGGATCGACACAGGATATTAATACGCTATCAGAAAAAGAACTTAAAGATTTTAGAGGCAATATTGCCGGAATGATTTTCCAGGACCCTATGTCGAGTTTGAACCCTTCTCAGAAAGTTGGGCGACAGGTAATGGAAGCTTTTGTTTTGCACAATAGCGCAAATCACAAAGAGGCAAAAACCAGGGTAATCGATATGTTTCATAGGGTTTTATTACCCAATCCGAAAAGGATCTTTGATGCTTATCCGTTTCAGTTATCCGGAGGCCAGCGCCAAAGGGTTATGATTGCAATGGCATTGATAAATAATCCAGCGCTGCTAATTGCCGATGAGGCCACAACAGCACTTGATGTAACTGTGCAACATGAAATAATTGAGCTATTAAAAAAGTTACAGGCCGAATTTAACCTTACCGTTTTGTTCATCACACATGATTTGGCGCTGCTCAGCAATTTTGCCGATTACGTAATGGTTATGAAAGAAGGTGAAATTGTAGAGCAAGGCAATTATAAAAACATTTCATCATCGCCGAAGCATAGCTACACTCAAGGATTAATGGCTTGCAGACCCACCTATGAGCACAGGGATTTTGTATTACCAATAATAGAAAATATTGGTACAGAAACTGGAGCCAAGCTTGAAAAACGGCAATGGCCAGTTGTGAAGGAGCAAAGCTTAGTTGATGCAAAAAATGTAGATGTACTTTACGAACAGAAACATCAAAACGCTTTCCGCGCGGTTTCAGATGTGTCTTTTAATTTAAAGAAGGGTGAGACCCTTGGTGTAGTGGGTGAATCGGGTTGTGGAAAAACTTCTTTAAGTAAAGCGCTTTTACAATTGATTCCATATTCAGGGCAGTTTTTTCTGGAGGGAGAACCTATTGATTTCAGCACGAGAAAAAAAGCACTGAGTTTTCGACGAAAAGTGCAATTTGTGTTTCAGGATCCCTATTCCAGTCTCAATCCTGTAATGAAGATAGGGGCTATGCTCAAAGAAATTTTGTTAATTCATGGGAGAGGCAATGACAGGAGTTCAAGATTAAAATTGGTCAATGAGTTACTCCAGCAAGTAGATCTTCCCGAAAGTTTTGCATTAAGGTATCCACACGAATTATCTGGCGGGCAGCGCCAACGTGTTGCAATCGCCAAAGCTCTGGCACCTGGCCCTGACGTACTCATCCTTGATGAGGCTGTGGCTGCCCTGGATGTTTCGGTTCAGGCTAAAATTTTAAACTTATTAAACGCACTGAAACTGAAATTTGGGTTGAGTTATATTTTTATATCCCATGATCTGGAGGTTGTCCATTATATGTCTGACCGTATTATTGTAATGAAAGATGGCATAATTGAAGAAGCAGGTAGTGCTAATCAAATATTTGAGCATGCATCATCTGCGTATACCAAGAAACTTATTAAAGCCAGTCCTTCTGCAAATATCACCGGTTAG
- a CDS encoding sensor histidine kinase: MRIVPRKYFYNPLLIAAAAIIIFTPVYFLSVSKFNIKLVKAESTKKKIYYSDINSDDVSEKIEYYGYVLSDEFKRATVILKSQNNSIQGIWNHNGRFLLNSEPIITDYNNDSLSEIFTFHRRKDSIFLNGINPLKKDHFFIQDRFLDKSRIVNGTVDLKIYGVASNDINGDKYKELIFSINAGFSLQPRNLYIYDIKNDSLRKSPESYSHLASNHAINIDINNDGVEEYILQTHASANLTDLDVSFPDNSSYLMVLDDSLDQLFEPYVFHSPLSVLYSYPILIKNNIHFLSYFRSSQNRSNDSLFIFNAKGKKITGRSLEEKGALVKFPTCFTGQNRHPVLKKASVLLDNGQLLTFDTNLKITQRRNILYDPVYVISPIKISVNNKPGYGIVSENKISIADEKFNLLGQVAVDNTKGLRKFFLIQRGKTKRPQYFIHGTEKQYIIDLFINPWYKNWWLVLLFAWVTLSFTVYLIKTVNALIREYNMSKLLTERENHKTQLARELHDELGSRITGLRLKIASLQQDKFQNDLNELSVDLQKTHEEVRSIIYNLAPPHITQNNFSNLIKQLAGNYKTLNSFQITVEFLPDTNIFNNIDGFKQKELYRVVQEALNNAAKHSGAKEIIVQFIKRGSVLELFIDDNGVGFETEKSITRMKGQGIKSIETRIKMLKGHFFIYSAENKGTSIAIQIPLKTQKNGRKKLFNFVSRRP, from the coding sequence ATGAGAATAGTTCCCCGTAAATATTTTTATAACCCTCTTTTAATTGCAGCAGCAGCAATAATTATTTTCACTCCAGTATATTTTTTATCGGTTTCAAAATTCAATATTAAGCTTGTAAAAGCCGAATCAACCAAGAAAAAAATATATTATTCAGATATTAATTCAGATGATGTCTCTGAAAAGATAGAATATTACGGCTATGTACTTTCCGATGAATTTAAGCGGGCTACCGTTATTTTAAAGTCCCAAAACAACAGTATTCAGGGAATTTGGAACCACAATGGTAGGTTTCTGTTGAATTCAGAACCTATTATAACTGACTATAATAATGATAGTTTAAGTGAGATTTTTACATTTCACAGACGAAAAGATTCAATCTTCTTAAATGGTATCAATCCATTAAAGAAAGACCATTTTTTTATACAGGACCGGTTTCTTGATAAAAGTCGTATTGTAAACGGTACGGTAGATTTAAAAATATATGGAGTTGCGAGTAACGACATAAACGGAGACAAATACAAAGAGCTAATATTTAGCATCAATGCGGGTTTTTCGCTTCAGCCCAGAAACCTTTACATATACGATATCAAAAACGATTCGCTACGCAAAAGTCCGGAGAGTTACAGCCATTTAGCAAGTAATCATGCAATAAATATTGATATTAATAATGACGGTGTTGAGGAATATATTTTACAAACACATGCCAGTGCAAATCTGACAGATCTCGATGTAAGCTTTCCTGACAACAGTAGCTATCTGATGGTGCTTGATGATAGCTTAGACCAGCTTTTTGAACCATATGTGTTTCATTCGCCTTTATCTGTTTTATACTCATATCCGATACTTATAAAAAATAATATTCATTTCCTGAGCTACTTCCGCAGCAGTCAAAACCGTAGCAACGACAGTCTTTTTATTTTTAATGCCAAAGGGAAAAAAATTACCGGCAGAAGTTTAGAAGAAAAAGGAGCTTTAGTAAAATTCCCCACGTGCTTTACAGGGCAAAACAGGCACCCGGTCTTAAAAAAAGCCAGTGTATTACTCGATAATGGGCAACTCTTAACTTTCGATACCAATCTTAAAATTACTCAAAGGCGAAATATACTTTACGATCCGGTATATGTGATTTCTCCCATAAAAATTTCTGTAAACAATAAGCCTGGATACGGCATAGTGTCAGAAAATAAAATCTCAATTGCAGATGAAAAATTTAACCTGCTTGGACAAGTAGCTGTAGATAATACCAAAGGACTGAGAAAATTTTTCTTAATACAACGGGGAAAAACAAAAAGGCCACAATATTTCATTCATGGTACAGAGAAACAATACATCATAGACCTTTTTATTAACCCCTGGTATAAAAACTGGTGGTTAGTGCTATTATTTGCCTGGGTTACATTATCGTTTACAGTATATCTTATTAAAACGGTCAATGCCTTAATCAGAGAATATAACATGTCAAAATTATTAACTGAGCGCGAGAACCATAAAACACAGCTTGCAAGGGAATTGCACGATGAACTTGGGAGCAGAATTACGGGATTGCGGCTTAAAATTGCCAGTTTACAACAAGATAAGTTTCAAAACGACCTTAATGAGCTATCCGTGGACCTGCAAAAAACTCATGAAGAAGTTAGAAGCATCATATATAATCTTGCGCCGCCACATATCACACAAAACAACTTTTCAAACTTGATAAAACAACTAGCAGGTAATTACAAAACACTGAACTCATTTCAAATTACAGTTGAGTTTTTGCCAGATACAAATATATTCAACAACATTGATGGCTTTAAACAAAAAGAGCTTTACAGGGTAGTTCAGGAAGCGCTTAATAATGCAGCAAAACATTCGGGAGCAAAAGAAATAATTGTGCAATTCATTAAAAGAGGTAGTGTTCTGGAACTTTTTATTGATGATAATGGTGTTGGGTTCGAAACAGAAAAGTCCATTACCCGTATGAAAGGACAGGGCATTAAAAGTATAGAAACCCGCATAAAAATGCTCAAGGGACATTTTTTTATTTACTCAGCTGAAAATAAGGGCACAAGTATTGCAATACAGATTCCATTAAAAACGCAGAAAAATGGCAGAAAAAAGCTTTTCAATTTTGTTAGTCGACGACCATGA
- a CDS encoding GIY-YIG nuclease family protein, which translates to MFTVYVLYSRQYDKIYIGYSSDLQTRFKYHNELAKKGWTIRYRPWTIAHTEQLETKAQAMKREKQLKSAAGRKHIWNELIPKILPLFPLLFARLEKKYDSYPWLDISFFQYL; encoded by the coding sequence ATGTTTACAGTCTACGTGCTATACTCCAGGCAGTACGATAAAATATACATCGGGTATTCGTCTGATCTCCAAACCCGATTCAAATATCATAATGAACTTGCTAAAAAGGGTTGGACAATAAGATATAGACCCTGGACAATTGCACATACAGAGCAACTTGAAACTAAAGCACAAGCCATGAAAAGAGAAAAGCAACTTAAATCTGCTGCAGGCAGAAAACATATATGGAATGAACTAATTCCTAAAATATTGCCTTTGTTTCCCTTACTATTTGCGAGATTAGAGAAAAAATACGATTCATATCCTTGGTTAGATATCTCTTTTTTTCAATATCTATAA
- a CDS encoding endonuclease/exonuclease/phosphatase family protein, with protein sequence MKRFVTLIVLLATFQLAFAQTNSSLAYGTDTTLEFTTWNIEHFPKNGETTISYTAQVIEMMDLDMLALQEIEDEGAFNDLLNELPGYEGFWTGYDYSGMAYLYKPDIITVENTYKILTSYDRELPRAPFVAEITVGSEQFIIMNNHYKCCGDGYLDQSDSWDEETRRYGASVLIKNYIDNNFANDQVIFLGDLNDELTDNTSNNVFQPFIDASAEYMFADMSITGLPSSDWSYPTWPSHLDHIMVTNEIFEDFVNGTPDIACLKPDDEIAGGWSVYEDNISDHRPVALRIKMPQNVTSISNNGTSNKLNIYPNPANKVLNVSIANNQTGQILLFNSIGKLQTTIQVNAHSNNYRIETEKFTPGLYFIKWQNAKGLTITQKVIIKH encoded by the coding sequence ATGAAACGATTTGTTACTTTAATAGTGCTGCTGGCAACTTTTCAACTGGCTTTTGCACAAACCAACAGCAGTTTAGCTTATGGCACAGACACTACGCTTGAATTCACAACCTGGAATATAGAACATTTCCCTAAAAATGGAGAAACTACAATTAGCTACACAGCCCAGGTTATAGAAATGATGGACCTTGATATGCTAGCATTACAAGAAATTGAAGATGAGGGTGCATTCAATGATCTTTTAAATGAATTACCCGGTTATGAAGGTTTCTGGACAGGATACGATTACTCCGGCATGGCATATCTTTATAAACCAGATATTATTACTGTTGAAAACACCTACAAAATACTCACATCATACGACCGTGAATTACCCAGAGCCCCTTTTGTTGCAGAAATAACAGTTGGTAGCGAGCAATTTATTATAATGAACAATCATTACAAATGTTGTGGTGATGGTTACCTCGATCAAAGTGACTCCTGGGACGAGGAGACGCGAAGGTATGGTGCTTCTGTGCTTATTAAAAACTATATCGATAATAATTTTGCCAACGATCAGGTAATTTTTTTAGGCGATTTAAACGATGAGCTCACAGATAACACATCCAATAACGTATTTCAACCCTTTATTGATGCAAGTGCAGAGTATATGTTTGCTGATATGTCGATTACGGGATTACCATCCAGCGATTGGTCCTATCCAACCTGGCCTTCACATCTCGACCACATTATGGTTACAAATGAAATATTTGAAGATTTCGTTAATGGAACACCAGATATTGCATGCCTGAAACCCGATGATGAAATTGCCGGAGGATGGTCAGTTTATGAAGACAATATCTCCGATCACAGACCGGTTGCTTTACGTATCAAAATGCCACAAAACGTAACCTCAATTAGTAATAACGGTACAAGTAATAAATTGAATATTTACCCCAACCCTGCAAACAAAGTGCTTAACGTAAGCATTGCAAATAATCAAACAGGCCAAATCTTGTTATTTAACTCAATTGGGAAATTACAAACAACAATACAGGTTAATGCGCATTCTAACAATTACAGAATTGAAACAGAAAAATTCACACCGGGCTTGTATTTCATAAAATGGCAAAATGCAAAGGGGCTTACCATTACTCAAAAAGTAATTATAAAGCACTAA